The Mercurialis annua linkage group LG8, ddMerAnnu1.2, whole genome shotgun sequence genome window below encodes:
- the LOC126660387 gene encoding arginase 1, mitochondrial yields the protein MTATARRGIHFLQSLKATKIPAEVIEEGQKRVIDASLTLIRERAKLKGELVRALGGAVASSSLIGVPLGHNSSFLQGPAFAPPRIREAIWCGSTNSTTEEGKELNDPRVLTDVGDVPVQEIRDCGVDDDRLMNVISESVKLVMEEEPLRPLVLGGDHSISYPVVRAVSEKLGGPVDILHLDAHPDIYHAFEGNKYSHASSFARIMEGGYARRLLQVGIRSINKEGREQGKKYGVEQHEMRTFSRDRQFLENLKLGEGVKGVYISIDVDCLDPAFAPGVSHIEPGGLSFRDVLNILHNLEADVVAADVVEFNPQRDTVDGMTAMVAAKLVRELTAKISK from the exons ATGACAGCGACGGCGCGTAGAGGAATTCATTTCCTGCAGAGCTTAAAAGCGACGAAAATACCGGCGGAGGTGATAGAAGAAGGGCAAAAGCGTGTAATCGACGCTTCTCTTACTCTTATTCGCGAGAGAGCAAAGCTTAAG GGTGAGCTAGTGCGTGCTTTAGGAGGTGCTGTAGCTTCGTCGTCGCTTATCGGAGTACCGTTAGGGCATAATTCGTCGTTTCTTCAAGGCCCTGCTTTTGCTCCTCCGAGAATTAGAGAGGCAATTTGGTGTGGCAGTACTAATTCAACTACTGAAGAAG GGAAAGAATTAAATGACCCAAGGGTTTTAACTGATGTTGGTGATGTCCCTGTCCAAGAAATTCGAGATTGTGGTGTAGATGACGACAGGTTAATGAATGTCATTAGCGAGTCTGTCAAGCTGGTCATGGAAGAG GAACCATTACGTCCATTAGTTTTAGGCGGTGATCATTCAATATCTTATCCTGTGGTAAGAGCTGTTTCTGAGAAGCTTGGCGGACCTGTGGATATTCTTCATCTGGACGCTCATCCTGATATCTATCATGCCTTTGAAGGAAATAAATATTCCCATGCCTCTTCATTTGCCCGGATAATGGAAGGTGGTTATGCACGGCGGCTCCTGCAA GTGGGAATCAGATCAATAAACAAAGAAGGCCGAGAACAGGGAAAAAAGTATGGAGTGGAGCAACATGAAATGCGAACCTTCTCAAGAGATCGGCAGTTTCTAGAAAATCTG AAATTAGGAGAAGGTGTGAAGGGAGTGTATATCTCAATAGACGTGGATTGTCTTGACCCCGCCTTTGCTCCGGGCGTGTCTCACATTGAGCCAGGGGGTCTTTCTTTTCGTGATGTTCTCAACATCCTCCACAACCTTGAAGCGGATGTTGTTGCAGCAGATGTGGTCGAATTCAATCCACAGCGTGACACTGTTGATGGGATGACTGCGATGGTTGCTGCCAAACTTGTAAGAGAACTCACCGCAAAGATATCCAAATGA
- the LOC126662033 gene encoding uncharacterized protein LOC126662033 produces MATMGSTVETMNIDTPELLLREKKAQKPRENLETIELTEGSEMCVKLGVDWPNEHREAIIARIKQYVQEFTNKPEDIGGVDPKIISYKLNVDAKCKPVKQKKRTFSLEKQIAIRDEVEKLLKAGFIRKVDYPEWLANVVLIKKSNGRWRLYASQGYHQIPMSKDDEEKTAFTTDLGTYCYEKMPFDQLGKNVEVYVDDIVVKSKGIEDHAEDLAETFEKLKGFNLKLNPEKCVFAVRSGKFLGHLISEKGIEANPEKIEAVMNMKAPSSWTEECNTAFEELKVYLSTPPVLGRPEPGEILYLYLSVNDETAAAVLVKEDKVAAEKLRRYFEAHIIVVRTNQPLRKALQRPEMSGRLVSWSVQLGGYDIRYEPRPALKAQVLADFIAETTASDQPEEPDEQLLRWVLEVDGASNLEGSGAGVVLKGPHGVTLRSSVKFDFPASNIAAEYEALLIGLRMVNVVKAEHVTIRSDSQLVVCQILAKAATVNEKIPGVHFSVQKHSSIDNHETIFLTQPLENWMQGIAHYLMDGTLPENRDKAYKILRQAPYYAFLDGILYRKSFTHPWSRCLTAEEGEYVLREIHEGICGAHIAPRMLAKKAVLQGYYWPLMVRQAEEIVKKCENCQSHQNIRHAPTTEQCPITSPWPFATWGIDILSPFTPTTGQKKFLIVAVDHFTKWIEVEAASTITEARIRDFFWRQIVCRFGIPRALVTDNGKQFNCRAFKEFCNDLHIDLRFTSVVHPQSNGMTEVTNRTILKGLKARLGEFDRQWLEELPKFFDEAKNEEEQKLCLDLLEERREQAALRIEAYKQRMAKYHNKRVKPLSFQVGDLVLRRADIAKGNVGVGKLEPNWEGPYRVTEVGRAGAYKITHMSGRVIQRQQVTHAE; encoded by the exons ATGGCCactatgggcagcacggtggaaacgatgaacatcgatacaccGGAGCTGCTCCTCAGAGAGAAAAAAGCTCAGAAACCCCGAGAAAATTTAGAAACGATCGAACTTACAGAGGGGTCCGAGATGTGTGTAAAGCTGGGGGTAGATTGGCCAAACGAGCACCGGGAGgctatcatagctcggataaaacagtatGTGCAGGAGTTTACCAACAAGCCAGAAGATATTGGGGGGGTAGACCCTAAGATAATCTCGTACAAGTTAAACGTGGATGCTAAATGCaagcctgtcaagcaaaagaaaagaactttctctctagagaaacagatCGCTATCCGAGACGAAGTGGAAAAGCTTTTGAAAGCTGGATTCATCAGGAAAGTAGATTATCCGGAGTGGCTGGCTAATGTGGTTTTGATCAAGAAGTCCAACggtagatggaggcttt ATGCTTCtcagggatatcaccagatcccgATGAGTAAAGATGACGAAGAAAAGACAGCTTTCACAACGGATCTGGGGACTTATTGCTACGAGAAAAtgccttttg atcaactggGCAAGAACGTCGAGGTTTATGTAGATGACATAGTCGTGAAATCCAAAGGGATCGAGGATCACGCAGAGGATCtggcagaaacttttgaaaagctaAAGGGTTTTAACCTCAAGCTGAACCCGGAAAAGTGTGTTTTCGCAGTCCGCTCGGGGAAATTTCTAGGGCACCTCATCTCGGAGAAAGGCATAGAGGCGAACCCGGAGAAAATCGAGGCAGTAATGAACATGAAAGCACCCAGCTCG tggacagagGAGTGCAACACAGCTTTTGAAGAGCTGAAGGTTTACCTCAGCACACCCCCGGTGCTAGGTAGACCTGAGCCTGGGGAAATCTTATATTTGTATCTCTCGGTGAATGACGAGACAGCAGCGGCAGTCCTGGTGAAGGAAGATAAGG TGGCGGCGGAAAAGCTAAGGAGATATTTCGAGGCTCACATCATTGTAGTACGTacgaaccaacctctgagaaaggcGCTGCAGAGGCCAGAGATGTCGGGACGGCTGGTCAGCTGGTCGGTCCAGCTGGGAGGATATGACATCCGGTATGAACCGAGACcggctctgaaagcacaagtatTGGCAGATTTCATAGCCGAGACCACAGCAAGCGACCAACCTGAGGAACCTGATGAACAACTTCTACGGTGGGTCTTAGAAGTCGACGGGGCATCAAATCTGGAAGGATCTGGGGCAGGcgtagtcttgaaaggccctcacGGAGTCACACTCCGAAGCTCGGTAAAATTCGATTTCCCGGCATCCAACATTGCCGCGGAATATGAGGCTTTGTTGATCGGATTAAGAATGGTAAACGTGGTCAAGGCCGAGCACGTAACAATAAGGAGTGATTCTCAGTTAGTCGTTTGTCAAATCCtgg ccaaagcagcaacagtgaACGAAAAGATACCGGGGGTCCATTTCTCTGTTCAAAAGCATTCCAGTATCGACAACCATGAAACCATTTTTCTAACTCAGCCTTTGGAAAATTGGATGCAAGGCATAGCCCACTACCTGATGGATGGAACTCTACCAGAAAACAGAGACAAAGCCTACAAAATCTTGCGACAAGCTCCGTACTACGCGTTCCTCGACGGAATCTTATACAGGAAGTCATTCACCcacccgtggtcgagatgcTTGACAGCAGAGGAAGGGGAATATGTGCTGAGAGAAATACATGAAGGTATCTGTGGGGCACACATAGCTCCTCGCATGTTAGCAAAGAAAGCAGTGTTGCAGGGCTACTACTGGCCCCTAATGGTCAGGCAAGCagaggagatagtaaagaaATGTGAAAACTGTCAGAGCCATCAGAACATCCGACATGCTCCCACCACAGAGCAGTGTCCTATTACcagtccttggccatttgcaacTTGGGGAATTGACATCCTGAGTCCTTTCACAccaaccacggggcagaaaaagttcttgatagtggcagtagatcacTTCACAAAGTGGATCGAGGTAGAGGCAGCGAGTACCATCACAGAAGCTCGGATCAGGGATTTCTTCTGGAGACAAATCGTGTGTCGTTTCGGTATACCCAGAGCGTTGGTAACTgacaacggaaagcagttcAACTGTCGAGCCTTCAAGGAATTTTGCAACGACTTGCACATTGACCTGCGATTCACTTCGGTAGTTCACCCGCAAAGCAATGGGATGACCGAAGTAACCAACCGGACGATCCTAAAAGGGCTTAAGGCCAGACTAGGGGAGTTCGATAGacagtggctggaagagctaccaaag TTCTTCGATGAGGCTAAGAACGAAGAAGAACAGAAGTTATGCCTAGACCTGCTGGAAGAACGGAGAGAGCAGGCAGCGCTGAGAATTGAAGCATACAAAcaaagaatggctaagtatcataacaagagagttaaacccCTGAGTTTCCAAGTTGGCGATCTGGTCCTGAGACGGGCAGACATTGCTAAGGGAAATGTTGGAGTGGGAAAGCTCGAACccaattgggaaggcccctatcgAGTCACTGAGGTCGGACGAGCAGGAGCTTACAAGATAACACACATGTCGGGCAGa GTTATCCAGAGACAACAGGTTACCCACGCCGAATAA